The following are from one region of the Rhodoligotrophos defluvii genome:
- a CDS encoding cobalt-precorrin-6A reductase — MKVLILGGTSEAAALARLLAGEHRLDALLSLAGATKAPAAQPLPTRIGGFGGSAGLARFLREERFALVVDATHPFATTMSANARAACNQTGVPLIAIRRLAWTPQPGDAWQQVANLEAAIAALGEAPRRVFLTTGRKEVAIARHAPQHHYLIRSVDPPPPETLPPRATVLLSRGPFEVDAERALLREHQIEVVVTKNAGGEATRAKLDAARALGLPVIMVERPPKPRADVEVASAAEAYAWLAAHVTGSLTERGV; from the coding sequence ATGAAGGTTCTGATCCTCGGCGGCACCAGCGAAGCGGCGGCCCTCGCCCGGCTGCTGGCGGGCGAGCACCGGCTCGATGCCCTCTTGTCGCTGGCAGGCGCAACCAAGGCCCCGGCCGCCCAGCCACTGCCGACCCGCATAGGCGGTTTCGGCGGCAGCGCCGGCCTCGCCCGGTTCTTGAGGGAAGAGCGATTTGCGCTGGTGGTCGATGCCACCCACCCCTTTGCCACCACCATGTCGGCCAATGCCCGCGCCGCCTGCAACCAAACCGGGGTGCCGCTGATCGCCATCCGCCGCCTCGCCTGGACGCCGCAGCCGGGCGATGCCTGGCAACAGGTGGCGAACCTCGAAGCCGCGATTGCCGCTCTGGGGGAGGCGCCCAGGCGCGTCTTCCTCACCACCGGCCGCAAGGAGGTGGCGATCGCCCGCCACGCGCCGCAGCATCACTATCTCATCCGCAGCGTCGACCCACCGCCGCCCGAAACCTTGCCGCCGCGCGCCACCGTGCTGCTGTCCCGCGGTCCCTTCGAAGTGGATGCGGAGCGCGCCTTGCTGCGCGAGCACCAAATCGAGGTGGTCGTCACCAAGAACGCCGGTGGCGAGGCCACCAGGGCGAAGCTCGACGCCGCCCGCGCCCTCGGGCTGCCGGTGATCATGGTGGAACGGCCGCCCAAGCCGCGAGCGGATGTGGAGGTTGCATCCGCCGCCGAAGCCTATGCCTGGCTTGCCGCTCATGTGACGGGTTCCCTGACCGAGCGGGGAGTGTAG
- the cobJ gene encoding precorrin-3B C(17)-methyltransferase — protein sequence MSGSLTIVGLGPGAPELLTAQAGNRLQTATDIVGYGPYVDRVPERPGQERHRTDNREELDRARHALVLAESGRRVAVVSSGDAGVFAMAAAVFEAIEQGPAAWRRLDIEVVPGISAMFAAAAAIGAPLGHDFCAISLSDNLKPWPVVLARLEVAARADFVIALYNARSQARPHQLGEAFERLRAIQAPETPVIFATAISRPEQRIDIVRLQDAEPARCDMRTLVMIGSSATRLIPREGDAPWVYTPRSVREPVT from the coding sequence ATGAGCGGAAGCCTTACCATTGTCGGGCTTGGACCGGGCGCGCCCGAACTGCTCACCGCACAGGCGGGCAACCGGCTGCAGACGGCCACCGACATCGTGGGCTACGGCCCCTATGTGGACCGGGTGCCGGAAAGGCCCGGCCAGGAGCGGCATCGGACCGACAACCGGGAGGAACTCGACCGCGCCCGCCATGCTCTCGTGCTGGCCGAGAGCGGCCGCAGGGTGGCGGTGGTGTCATCGGGGGACGCGGGCGTGTTCGCCATGGCGGCGGCGGTGTTCGAAGCGATCGAGCAAGGTCCCGCCGCCTGGCGCCGGCTCGACATCGAGGTGGTGCCGGGCATTTCCGCCATGTTCGCCGCGGCTGCGGCCATTGGCGCGCCGCTTGGCCACGATTTCTGTGCGATCTCCCTCTCCGACAACCTCAAGCCGTGGCCTGTGGTCCTGGCACGGCTCGAAGTGGCCGCCCGCGCCGATTTCGTCATCGCGCTCTACAATGCCCGCTCACAGGCGCGGCCGCACCAGCTGGGGGAGGCCTTCGAGCGGCTTCGAGCGATCCAGGCGCCGGAAACACCCGTGATCTTCGCCACGGCCATCAGCCGGCCCGAGCAGCGGATCGATATCGTCCGCTTGCAGGACGCAGAGCCCGCGCGCTGCGACATGCGTACGCTCGTGATGATCGGCTCCAGCGCCACACGGCTGATCCCGCGGGAGGGCGATGCGCCCTGGGTCTACACTCCCCGCTCGGTCAGGGAACCCGTCACATGA
- a CDS encoding precorrin-2 C(20)-methyltransferase — protein sequence MVATLYGIGLGPGDPELVTLKAKRLLGSAPVTAFFAKRGRPGQARMIAEGHLNPATRELRFDYPFTADMDVRDPRYHEEMEAFYDRCAMELAACLDQGWDVAVLCEGDPFFYGSFMYVFDRLHGRYASEVVPGVTGMSGCWTRAGAPIAHGDDVLLVLPGTLPQEAMVARLRNADAAVFMKVGRHLGTIRRALAETGLIDRAILVEGGTMAHERVQPLAAVHDESVDYFSIVLVPGRQRVR from the coding sequence TTGGTGGCAACGCTCTATGGCATTGGCTTGGGGCCGGGCGACCCGGAGCTGGTCACGCTCAAAGCCAAGCGGCTGCTGGGCTCGGCACCGGTGACCGCGTTCTTCGCCAAGCGCGGCCGCCCCGGTCAGGCCCGGATGATCGCCGAAGGCCACCTCAATCCCGCGACCCGCGAGCTGCGCTTCGACTACCCGTTCACGGCGGATATGGATGTGCGCGATCCGCGCTATCACGAGGAAATGGAGGCATTCTACGACCGATGCGCCATGGAGCTCGCCGCCTGCTTGGACCAGGGCTGGGATGTGGCGGTGCTGTGCGAAGGCGACCCGTTCTTCTACGGCTCGTTCATGTATGTCTTCGACCGGCTGCATGGGCGTTATGCCAGCGAGGTTGTGCCGGGGGTGACGGGCATGAGCGGCTGCTGGACCCGTGCCGGCGCGCCAATCGCCCATGGGGACGACGTGCTGCTGGTGCTGCCCGGCACCCTGCCGCAGGAGGCCATGGTCGCACGGCTCAGAAACGCGGATGCGGCAGTGTTCATGAAGGTGGGGCGCCATCTCGGCACCATAAGGCGTGCGCTTGCGGAGACCGGACTCATTGACCGCGCGATCCTGGTGGAAGGCGGCACCATGGCCCATGAGCGCGTCCAGCCGCTCGCTGCCGTTCATGATGAGAGCGTGGACTATTTCAGCATCGTGCTGGTGCCGGGGCGGCAGCGGGTCCGATGA
- a CDS encoding precorrin-8X methylmutase — protein MRRDMYDYIRDGAEIYRQSFATIRAEADLSGFSEDEARVVVRVIHACGMVDIARDVVFTPGFYQAAREALLDGRPILCDSQMVAHGITRSRLPAENEVVCTLDAPDIVERARAIGNTRSAAALDLWVDWLDGAVVAIGNAPTALFRLLELIDEGAPCPAAIIGMPVGFVGAAESKELLLAHGRIPSVVVRGRKGGSAMAVAAVNAIASEVE, from the coding sequence ATGCGCCGCGACATGTATGACTATATCCGCGACGGAGCGGAGATCTACCGACAGTCCTTCGCCACCATAAGGGCCGAGGCGGACCTCTCGGGCTTCAGCGAGGACGAGGCCCGGGTGGTGGTGCGCGTCATCCATGCCTGCGGCATGGTGGACATTGCCCGGGACGTCGTGTTCACGCCTGGCTTCTATCAGGCGGCGCGGGAAGCGCTGCTCGACGGCAGGCCCATCCTGTGCGATTCCCAGATGGTGGCGCATGGCATCACCCGCTCCCGGCTGCCCGCGGAGAACGAAGTGGTCTGTACCCTCGATGCGCCTGATATTGTCGAGCGGGCCCGCGCCATCGGCAATACGCGCTCCGCCGCCGCGCTCGACCTGTGGGTCGACTGGCTGGATGGCGCGGTGGTGGCGATCGGCAACGCACCCACGGCGCTATTCCGGCTCTTGGAGCTGATCGACGAGGGGGCGCCCTGCCCCGCGGCCATCATCGGCATGCCGGTGGGCTTCGTGGGCGCGGCGGAATCCAAGGAGCTGCTGCTTGCCCATGGCCGCATCCCGTCGGTGGTCGTGCGCGGCCGCAAGGGCGGCAGCGCCATGGCGGTGGCCGCGGTGAACGCCATCGCCAGCGAGGTGGAGTAG
- the cobG gene encoding precorrin-3B synthase, which translates to MSLAAEVKGWCPTVLRPMASGDGLLVRVKPSAATLSLDQARRLAEAAQLYGNGIIELTNRANLQMRGLDEATVARFAAEIQAAGLAADDPALEQTRNVLASPLGSRDPTATFDAHALARAIEGRLAAAPLAAALDLKRLPAKFGFVVDGGGALPLAGIEADILLRGHGGGIAVRLAGCDLAARTNPADAPDVAIGLAHAFLALASGQSSPPRRMRNLVDQIGAAEVFRRAGLEAEHLTSPAPAAERPFRGPGWISLGLPFGQIDARLLQEMVYRAGAAGAKALHATPWRAFVLSGLSDESAADLLNWAAAAGLITSSEDARLNIAACPGQPYCRSATVPTRRDGERLARSGAAADLDVHLSGCRKGCARRGPADFTLVGGSQARYALVEHGSAGDEPLLTGLTLDEIINHLREKRAHAPRHV; encoded by the coding sequence ATGAGCCTTGCTGCAGAGGTGAAAGGCTGGTGCCCGACCGTGCTGCGGCCCATGGCCTCCGGCGACGGGCTGCTGGTGCGGGTGAAACCGAGCGCCGCGACCCTTTCGCTCGACCAGGCGAGGCGGCTGGCCGAGGCGGCGCAGCTTTACGGCAATGGCATCATCGAGCTGACCAACCGGGCCAATCTGCAGATGCGCGGGCTCGACGAGGCGACGGTAGCCCGGTTCGCCGCTGAGATCCAGGCCGCCGGCCTTGCGGCTGACGACCCTGCCCTGGAGCAGACCCGCAACGTGCTCGCCAGTCCGCTTGGGTCGCGGGATCCCACGGCCACGTTCGATGCGCATGCGCTGGCCCGCGCGATCGAGGGCCGGCTTGCGGCCGCGCCGCTTGCGGCCGCGCTGGACCTCAAGCGCCTGCCGGCCAAGTTCGGCTTTGTGGTTGACGGTGGCGGTGCGCTGCCGCTGGCCGGCATTGAAGCGGATATCCTGCTGCGCGGCCACGGAGGCGGAATTGCCGTTCGCCTCGCCGGTTGCGACTTGGCCGCCAGGACCAACCCAGCCGATGCACCTGATGTCGCCATCGGCCTTGCCCATGCGTTCCTGGCGCTGGCCTCCGGACAATCGTCACCACCGCGTCGCATGCGCAATCTGGTGGACCAAATCGGGGCGGCGGAGGTGTTCCGCCGTGCAGGGCTCGAGGCGGAGCATCTGACCTCCCCTGCCCCGGCGGCGGAGCGCCCTTTCCGTGGGCCCGGCTGGATCAGCCTCGGCCTGCCCTTCGGCCAGATCGATGCGCGTCTGCTGCAAGAGATGGTTTATCGCGCCGGGGCTGCCGGTGCCAAGGCGCTTCATGCGACGCCCTGGCGCGCCTTCGTTCTGTCCGGCCTGTCCGATGAAAGTGCTGCCGATCTCCTGAACTGGGCCGCAGCCGCCGGCCTGATCACCAGCAGCGAGGACGCCCGCCTCAACATTGCCGCCTGTCCCGGCCAGCCCTATTGCCGCTCGGCAACGGTGCCGACCCGGCGTGATGGAGAGCGTCTTGCGCGCAGCGGCGCGGCGGCGGACCTCGATGTGCACCTGTCCGGCTGCCGCAAAGGCTGTGCCCGCCGCGGGCCCGCCGATTTCACCCTGGTCGGCGGCTCGCAAGCGCGCTATGCGCTCGTTGAGCATGGCAGCGCCGGAGACGAGCCGCTCCTCACCGGGCTGACCCTGGACGAGATCATCAACCATTTGCGTGAGAAACGGGCCCATGCGCCGCGACATGTATGA
- the cobN gene encoding cobaltochelatase subunit CobN — protein MHLLVRETHSLDEADAAVDLDHAPADMAFLSFSDSDLGAVAAAYVRGAQGLPGLRMANLGRLRHPMSVDLYLDKTLRHARVIIVRLLGGLDYWRYGAQELSSLCRERSIALALLDGDNRVDDRLEAMSTVSPEALDRLRDYFRHGGPDNMAAALRLAAHLAGIGADDGPSATPLPAAGVLDLGPCPLPPEAAKAAIILYRAYVLADDVAPVHALAAALVEAGIAPHALYVTSLKDPASAAFIADELSRLRPDVILNLTAFSARRDEDGVSPLDMADVPVLQLVLSGAARAAWASSSRGLSEADLAMHVVLPELDGRLLTTAISFKADQPVGAGVDITRTVHEPDRDGVALAVARAKGWVRLRRTPWPERRIAVVLSDYPGAQGQVAHAVGLDALASTAEILRLLSDAGYEAGADAEVVCAALRQGEARPVLSGADYRRLFATLPAALRERIEAAWGAPEQDPAYGDGAFHFAVHAVGRITIAIQPDRGQGLDRKAQYHDPDLPPRHAYVAFYLWLREVERVHAMVHLGTHGTLEWLPGKAVALSRHCAPTALLGGLPVVYPFIVNNPGEAAAAKRRLGAVTIGHLTPPLQSAGSHGAAAELEKLIDEYAAADGLDRRRMALLKRDILERAADLGLLEESGASAAADEDEALARLDAYLCDVKDLQIRDGLHVFGRAPEEARRDALASAIAASAPGLAPDAIVRRLDACAEAERQALLAALDGRFVAPGPAGAPSRGRVDVLPTGRNLFTVDPRAIPTRSALVLAEKTARELIRRHMQETGEWLCSVVLDLWGSTTIRTGGEDLALALVLMGVRPLWDSGSNRVSGIEVVPEARLDHPRVDVTLRISGLFRDAFGQQIALFDQAVRTLADRADEADGFNPYADAARGLKGEARLRALVRVYGNAPGAYGAGVSTLIERGAWEDRAALGGAYLEASAHAYGLSFAGEADLSGFTARLEAAQALVHLQDHREIDLLDSLDFAGHEGGFAAAAESLGREPQLYHADTADPNAPKLRTVAEEVRRIVRGRAANPRWIEGMMRHGYRGAAEIARGLDGLFGFAATLGSRFDRQFELIFDATLGCEPVDAFLRRENPQARAAMAARFAEAVRRDLWRPRRNAVATLLAEHEELRP, from the coding sequence ATGCATCTTCTGGTCCGCGAGACGCATTCCCTGGATGAGGCCGATGCCGCGGTCGACCTCGACCATGCGCCGGCGGACATGGCCTTTCTGTCGTTTTCCGATTCCGATCTCGGGGCGGTGGCGGCCGCCTATGTCCGCGGGGCCCAGGGTCTTCCCGGCCTGCGCATGGCCAATCTCGGCCGCCTGCGCCACCCCATGTCGGTGGATCTCTATCTCGACAAGACGCTCAGGCATGCGCGGGTGATCATCGTGCGGCTGCTGGGCGGGCTCGACTACTGGCGCTACGGCGCGCAGGAGTTGAGCAGCCTCTGCCGCGAGCGCTCCATCGCCCTTGCCCTGCTCGACGGCGACAATCGAGTCGACGACAGGCTGGAGGCCATGTCCACCGTGTCGCCGGAGGCGCTGGACCGGCTGCGCGACTATTTCCGCCATGGCGGGCCGGACAACATGGCGGCGGCCCTGCGCTTGGCCGCCCATCTCGCCGGGATTGGCGCTGACGATGGACCGTCCGCCACACCGTTGCCGGCGGCGGGCGTCCTCGATCTGGGCCCCTGCCCGCTGCCTCCGGAGGCGGCCAAGGCGGCAATCATCCTCTATCGCGCCTATGTGCTGGCCGATGATGTGGCGCCGGTGCACGCGCTGGCGGCCGCGCTGGTTGAGGCCGGCATCGCGCCCCATGCACTTTATGTGACGAGCCTCAAGGATCCGGCGAGCGCCGCTTTCATCGCTGACGAACTGTCGCGACTACGGCCGGATGTGATCCTCAACCTCACCGCTTTCTCGGCCCGGCGGGACGAGGATGGGGTCTCGCCCCTCGATATGGCTGATGTGCCGGTGCTGCAGCTGGTGCTGTCCGGCGCCGCCCGCGCCGCCTGGGCTTCGTCCAGCCGCGGCCTGTCGGAGGCCGATCTTGCCATGCATGTGGTGCTGCCGGAGCTCGATGGCCGGCTTTTGACCACAGCCATATCGTTCAAGGCGGACCAGCCGGTCGGGGCGGGCGTCGATATCACGCGGACGGTCCATGAGCCGGATAGGGATGGCGTCGCGCTGGCGGTGGCGCGGGCCAAGGGCTGGGTGCGCCTTAGGCGGACGCCCTGGCCTGAGCGACGCATCGCTGTGGTGCTGTCGGACTATCCCGGCGCGCAGGGCCAGGTCGCCCACGCGGTCGGGCTCGATGCCCTGGCCAGCACGGCGGAAATCCTGCGGCTGCTTTCAGATGCCGGCTATGAGGCTGGCGCGGATGCGGAAGTGGTCTGTGCGGCCCTGCGCCAAGGCGAGGCGCGGCCGGTGCTCAGTGGCGCGGATTACCGTCGTTTGTTCGCAACCCTTCCCGCAGCGTTGCGCGAGCGCATCGAGGCCGCCTGGGGCGCGCCCGAGCAGGACCCAGCCTATGGCGACGGTGCGTTCCATTTCGCCGTCCATGCGGTGGGCCGCATCACCATTGCCATCCAGCCCGACCGGGGCCAGGGGCTCGACCGCAAGGCCCAGTATCACGACCCGGACCTGCCGCCGCGCCATGCCTATGTGGCCTTCTATCTCTGGCTCAGGGAGGTCGAGCGGGTGCATGCGATGGTGCATCTCGGCACCCATGGCACGCTGGAATGGCTGCCGGGCAAGGCGGTGGCCCTGTCCCGGCACTGCGCTCCGACGGCACTGCTGGGCGGGCTGCCGGTGGTCTATCCTTTCATCGTCAACAATCCGGGCGAAGCGGCGGCCGCCAAGCGGCGGCTTGGCGCGGTCACCATCGGTCACCTGACACCTCCGTTGCAGAGCGCGGGCAGCCATGGGGCTGCCGCGGAGCTCGAAAAGCTCATCGACGAATATGCCGCTGCCGATGGTCTTGACCGGCGGCGCATGGCCCTGCTCAAGCGCGACATCCTGGAGCGGGCCGCCGATCTCGGCCTTCTGGAGGAAAGCGGCGCGTCGGCCGCGGCCGACGAGGACGAGGCCCTGGCCCGGCTCGATGCCTATCTCTGCGATGTGAAGGACCTGCAGATCCGCGATGGGCTGCATGTGTTCGGCCGAGCGCCCGAGGAAGCGCGGCGCGATGCGCTTGCTTCAGCCATTGCCGCCTCCGCGCCGGGCCTTGCGCCTGACGCGATTGTCCGGCGGCTCGATGCCTGCGCCGAAGCCGAGCGGCAGGCCTTGCTTGCCGCACTTGACGGCCGCTTCGTCGCGCCGGGGCCGGCGGGCGCGCCAAGCCGCGGCCGTGTCGACGTGCTGCCCACCGGGCGCAACCTGTTCACCGTGGACCCGCGCGCCATCCCCACCCGCTCGGCCCTCGTGCTGGCGGAGAAGACGGCGCGCGAACTCATCCGCCGGCACATGCAGGAAACCGGGGAGTGGCTGTGCAGCGTGGTGCTCGACCTGTGGGGCTCGACCACCATCCGCACCGGCGGCGAGGATCTGGCTCTGGCCCTGGTGCTGATGGGCGTGCGGCCCTTATGGGATTCCGGCTCCAACCGGGTGAGCGGCATCGAGGTCGTGCCGGAGGCTCGCCTCGATCATCCGCGCGTTGACGTTACGTTGCGGATTTCCGGCCTGTTCCGTGATGCTTTCGGGCAGCAGATCGCCCTTTTCGACCAGGCGGTGCGGACGCTTGCCGATCGGGCGGACGAGGCGGATGGGTTCAACCCCTATGCCGATGCGGCGCGGGGCCTTAAGGGTGAAGCGCGGCTCAGGGCGCTGGTGCGGGTCTATGGCAATGCACCCGGCGCCTATGGGGCGGGGGTGAGCACGCTCATCGAGCGCGGCGCCTGGGAGGATCGCGCAGCGCTCGGCGGCGCCTACCTGGAGGCGTCCGCCCATGCCTATGGGCTGAGCTTCGCGGGCGAGGCGGACCTTTCCGGCTTCACCGCGCGGCTCGAGGCAGCGCAGGCCTTGGTGCATCTCCAGGACCATCGCGAGATCGACCTCCTGGACAGCCTGGATTTCGCCGGGCACGAGGGCGGGTTTGCCGCCGCCGCGGAGAGCCTTGGCCGCGAGCCCCAGCTCTACCACGCGGACACGGCCGACCCGAATGCGCCGAAGCTGCGGACCGTTGCGGAGGAGGTACGGCGCATCGTGCGCGGCCGGGCGGCCAATCCGCGCTGGATCGAGGGCATGATGCGGCACGGCTATCGCGGCGCGGCCGAGATCGCCCGCGGGCTCGACGGCCTGTTCGGCTTTGCCGCGACCTTGGGCAGCCGTTTCGACCGGCAGTTCGAGCTGATCTTCGACGCGACGCTTGGGTGCGAGCCGGTTGATGCATTCTTGCGCCGGGAGAACCCGCAGGCGCGGGCGGCCATGGCGGCGCGCTTCGCCGAAGCCGTCCGCCGCGACCTGTGGCGGCCGCGGCGCAATGCGGTTGCCACCCTGCTTGCGGAACACGAGGAGCTTCGGCCATGA
- the cobW gene encoding cobalamin biosynthesis protein CobW, with the protein MSVASAKVPATVITGFLGAGKTTLVRHVLENAGGKRLALIVNEFGTEGVDGEIVRGCGITSCPEENIVELANGCLCCTVADEFLPAMEALLDRPEPPHHIIIETSGLALPKPLLKAFDWPSIRSRVTVDGVIAVVDGPAVAEGRFADNPDAVDAQRRADDSLDHDNPLEEVYEDQLNAADLIVLNKADLLDHNKVEALRQEIAGSISRAVKVIPARQGQIDPAVLLGLGAAAENDLAARPSHHDAVDGEHEHDDFDSFVVAIDEIDDPYALLRRLKAAAEAHDILRIKGFVGVRAKPMRLLVQGVGSRFSHHYDRPWSPNEARGGKIVVIGQSGFDKDAIAAMIREG; encoded by the coding sequence ATGAGTGTTGCGAGCGCGAAGGTGCCAGCCACGGTGATCACCGGCTTTCTCGGCGCGGGCAAGACCACCCTGGTGCGCCATGTGCTGGAGAATGCGGGCGGCAAGCGCCTCGCGCTGATCGTCAACGAGTTCGGCACGGAAGGGGTGGACGGCGAGATCGTTCGGGGCTGCGGGATCACCTCCTGCCCCGAGGAGAACATCGTGGAACTCGCCAATGGCTGCCTATGCTGCACGGTGGCGGACGAGTTCCTGCCCGCCATGGAAGCCCTGCTCGACCGGCCCGAGCCGCCCCATCACATCATCATCGAGACCTCGGGCCTCGCCCTGCCCAAGCCGCTGCTCAAGGCGTTCGACTGGCCGTCCATCCGCTCGCGGGTGACGGTGGACGGGGTGATCGCGGTGGTGGACGGGCCGGCGGTGGCCGAGGGGCGTTTTGCGGACAACCCGGATGCGGTAGACGCGCAGCGGCGGGCAGATGACAGCCTCGACCACGACAATCCGTTGGAAGAGGTCTATGAGGACCAGCTGAATGCGGCCGACCTCATCGTGCTCAACAAGGCCGACCTGCTCGATCACAACAAGGTGGAAGCGCTCAGGCAGGAGATTGCCGGGAGCATTTCCCGCGCGGTCAAGGTGATCCCGGCACGGCAGGGCCAGATCGATCCGGCCGTGCTGCTGGGGCTTGGCGCAGCGGCGGAGAATGACCTCGCGGCGCGGCCGTCCCATCATGACGCCGTGGATGGCGAACACGAGCATGACGACTTCGACAGTTTCGTGGTTGCCATCGACGAGATCGACGACCCCTATGCCCTGCTGCGCCGGTTGAAGGCGGCGGCGGAAGCCCATGACATCCTGCGCATAAAAGGCTTTGTGGGCGTCAGGGCCAAGCCCATGCGGCTGTTGGTGCAGGGGGTGGGCAGCCGCTTCAGCCACCATTATGACCGGCCGTGGTCGCCGAACGAGGCGCGTGGCGGCAAGATCGTGGTGATCGGCCAGAGCGGCTTCGACAAGGACGCCATCGCGGCGATGATCAGGGAGGGATGA
- a CDS encoding DUF1636 domain-containing protein, protein MSETGRPKLHVCITCRMAGENPGPADRATGRALYDTLRDMLADKGTEAPVELVPVVCLANCDEGCSAAISQPGKWTYLLRRLCPSIGADILAYCQAYAASPTGGVFRSRRPASLSDAIGGRTPSPDQILPAMETIE, encoded by the coding sequence TTGAGCGAGACCGGCCGACCGAAGCTGCATGTCTGCATCACCTGCCGCATGGCCGGCGAGAATCCGGGGCCTGCCGACCGCGCCACGGGTCGCGCGCTCTATGACACCCTGCGCGATATGCTCGCGGACAAGGGTACCGAAGCGCCGGTGGAGCTCGTGCCGGTGGTGTGCCTGGCCAATTGCGACGAAGGCTGCTCCGCGGCCATTTCGCAGCCGGGCAAATGGACCTATCTCCTGCGCCGGCTTTGCCCCAGCATCGGCGCCGATATTCTCGCCTATTGCCAGGCCTATGCGGCCTCGCCCACCGGCGGGGTGTTCCGCTCCCGCCGGCCGGCGTCGCTCAGCGATGCCATCGGCGGCCGCACGCCCTCTCCCGACCAGATTCTGCCAGCCATGGAGACAATCGAATGA
- the cobU gene encoding bifunctional adenosylcobinamide kinase/adenosylcobinamide-phosphate guanylyltransferase, producing METALPKLTLVLGGARSGKSRHAEQLVTSTPPPWAYVATARAYDDEMRARIAQHRQRRASGWQTIEAPVDLGGAIRQLLSEQPVLIDCLTLWLTNLMLGEHDRQAALRDLEAALDARSGPVVMVSNEVGLGIVPENALARSFRDAQGRLNQHMAGRADAVLFMVAGLPLKVK from the coding sequence TTGGAGACAGCACTTCCCAAGCTCACCCTGGTCCTCGGCGGCGCCCGCTCCGGCAAGAGCCGCCATGCGGAGCAGCTGGTGACGAGCACGCCCCCGCCCTGGGCCTATGTGGCAACCGCCCGGGCCTATGATGACGAGATGCGCGCACGCATCGCGCAGCATCGCCAGCGCCGTGCCTCTGGGTGGCAGACCATCGAGGCGCCGGTCGATCTCGGCGGCGCGATCCGTCAGCTGCTATCAGAGCAGCCGGTGCTGATCGACTGCCTCACCCTGTGGCTCACCAATCTCATGCTCGGCGAGCATGACCGCCAGGCCGCCTTGCGCGACCTCGAAGCCGCGCTCGATGCCCGCAGCGGCCCGGTGGTAATGGTGTCGAACGAAGTGGGGCTCGGCATCGTGCCGGAGAATGCCCTGGCGCGGTCGTTCCGCGACGCGCAGGGCCGGCTCAACCAGCATATGGCGGGGAGGGCGGATGCGGTCCTGTTCATGGTGGCCGGCCTGCCCCTCAAGGTGAAATGA
- the cobO gene encoding cob(I)yrinic acid a,c-diamide adenosyltransferase — protein sequence MTTITPEEEARHRAKMAKRKAVQDAEVAAKTLEKGLLIVHTGPGKGKSTAAFGLALRMIGNGGKVGVVQFIKGAWSTGERAVLERFGDLVEWYSMGEGFTWETQDKARDIAAAQAAWGKARALMADPNLRLLILDELNIALRYEYLPLDEVVEALKGRRSDLHVVVTGRNAKPALIEAADLVTEMGQVKHHFAAGVKAQAGIEF from the coding sequence ATGACCACGATCACGCCCGAAGAAGAAGCGCGCCACCGCGCCAAGATGGCCAAGCGCAAGGCGGTTCAGGATGCGGAGGTCGCTGCCAAGACCCTGGAGAAGGGGCTGCTGATCGTCCATACCGGGCCGGGCAAGGGCAAGTCGACCGCCGCCTTCGGCCTTGCCCTGCGCATGATCGGCAATGGCGGCAAGGTGGGGGTGGTCCAGTTCATCAAGGGCGCCTGGTCCACCGGCGAGCGCGCCGTGCTGGAGCGCTTCGGCGACCTGGTCGAGTGGTACAGCATGGGCGAAGGCTTCACCTGGGAGACGCAGGACAAGGCCCGCGACATTGCCGCCGCGCAGGCGGCCTGGGGCAAGGCGCGCGCGCTGATGGCCGATCCGAACCTGCGGCTGCTGATTCTCGACGAACTCAACATCGCCCTGCGCTACGAGTACCTGCCGCTGGACGAGGTGGTGGAGGCGCTCAAAGGACGGCGTTCAGACCTGCACGTGGTGGTCACCGGCCGCAACGCCAAGCCAGCCCTGATCGAGGCGGCCGACCTGGTCACCGAGATGGGCCAGGTGAAGCACCATTTCGCCGCCGGGGTGAAGGCCCAGGCCGGCATCGAGTTCTGA